The Silene latifolia isolate original U9 population chromosome X, ASM4854445v1, whole genome shotgun sequence genome contains the following window.
cgtagatcatgcacataagcatgccaactaaatgtcaagaatatgcaaggctcaagtaaagattcaatgtagcgtcaaagttcaaacgttccgactcaaattaaacgtggattttttgaatttttgaaattttttctaaattttttgaatttttttttataatttttgaattaaataagacaacaatgcatgcgaaaataattaaacgtgcaagcgaaaatgcaagaaaacatgcaaacagatatagatatggatgcatacctccccaaaccaaaccgtacaatgcccccattgtaccaaaaatagggaaagaattgcaaactgaaaagaaaaggaggagtggagtcggaaaacttacaaaacgtcataaggagggacctccccaaaccgaccttgaacatgggaggtcaaagagaGTCAAGAAGTAACTCAATAGACGTAAAACAGCCGCTGGAAgacgaaactgctcgatcgagcaacttggaacagctcgatcgagtaactggcaaatggaaggactcgatcgagtagaaaactactcgatcgagtaaacgtgatttctgctttggtcgatcgagtaagaatatcactcgatcgagtgaaaattaccccaaaaagcgctcgatcgagtaaaaaactgctccaaaaagcgctcgatcgagtagttaactgctcgatcgagtgaagtaacATGCAAAACACGCATTTCAAAGCAAGGGAGGCATaaagagttcgtaaaacagcgtctaaagttcaacaaaaagctaaagaaaaataaaaggttcaacaaaagtacaataaaacagtccgggctgcctctcggagagcgctggtttatgaggtcccgcacgacctttctggcatcaattaactggcgcgtctagctcgtcaaagtgcaagacttcaacacgattgtctgcttcattcgcctcgtggtaatgcttcacatattggccatttactttgaacctatgaccttcggaactttcgagctccacggatccaaatttggtaacagctgtcaccgtataaggaccacttcacctggacttcagcttgccaggaaacaatctcaatcgggcattaaacagcagcaccttttgcccaccgtggaactcccgaggtagaattctcttgtcatgccatctcttcgtcttttctttgtaaatgcgtgagctatcataggcattaagcctaaactcttccaactcatctagctgcaaaagacgattctgaccacacaacttaggatcataattaagctcacgaattgtccaccaggccttacattccaattcaataggtaagtgacacgatttcccataaactagcgtataaggtgatgcaccaattggtgtcttaaaggcagttctgtaagcccataatgtgtcctctaacttaagactccaatccttccgtgatttagaaactaccttagacaagatctctttcaactcacgattagagacttcaacctgaccactagtttggggatgataccccaaaccacgccggtgttggacaccaactttagacagaatagaagtgagtttcttttctttaaaatgcattcccccatcactaatgacgaccctagggacaccaaatcgggggaatatgatctttttaaacatctttatcacggtcttagcatcacaatgaggtgaggcaaatgcctcaacccattttgacacatagtctacagccactaagatataccgTTACCTTTttttggatgggaacggtccttggaaatcaatgccccagacatcgaagacctcaacctctaagatgccgttttgtggcatctcatgtctctttgaaatgttccctgatcgttggcaagcatcacaagctgaaacaaaagacttagcatcagcaaacaaagaaggccagtaaaaaccagactgaagtaccttagccacggtgcgcgatagaccgtggtgaccaccatatgaagaggagtgacagccttccaggactactttggtctcccattgcggaatacaccgtctgtagagaccgtctacacattccttaaacaagtaaggatcatcccagaagtactacttagcgttatacagaaaacgcttcctctgctgatgagaaagttcaggcggcagcttgccactgacaacgaagttagctatatctgcataccaaggttcttggttaacaatagatgatataacagcaattaaatatcgtcaggaaaagaatcatctataggtagagaatcttccccttcttgtcgcaccagtcgcgacaagtgatcagctacaacgttctcagctcctttcttatccttaatctgcaaatcaaactcctgaagaaggagtatccatctcaatagccatggtttagcctccttcttagcaaggagatgcctcaaagctgcatggtcagtaaaaacagtaacttctgacccaactaaataagtacgaaacttctctaaggcataaactacagctagcagctctttctcagtggtagtgtacttcacttgagcctcatccagagttcggctcgcatagtaaattgcgttcaaagctttgtctttcctctggcttAGCACCGCTCccagtgcatagtcactcgcatcacacataatctcaaacggcaagtcccagtcgggaggctgtatgatcggcgcagagactaaagcctgctttaacctgttaaaaacagaaagacactcatcagtaaaaacaaaaggggcattcttaagtagcaactgtgtaagtggtttagcaatttttgagaagtccttgataaaccggcgataaaagccggcgtgaccaaggaaactcctcacccccttaacattaacaggaggcggtaattgctgaatcacttccacctttgctttatcaacctctattcccctatcagaaactaagtgccctaaaacaactccctcattgaccataaagtggcacttctcccagttcagcacaagattgacctcaatacagcgctgcaacactttctcaaggttagacagacagttagaaaaatcacttccataaacactgaaatcgtccatgaaaacttccataatagactcaatatactccgaaaatatccccatcatgcacctttgaaaggtggcaggggcattacataaaccaaaaggcatcctgcgataagcaaatacgccctgaggacaagtaaatgtagtctttgcttgatcgtctgggtggatagggatctgaaagaacccggaatacccgtctaaatagcagaaaaatttatgagaagctaacctttctaccatttgatcaataaaagaaaggggaaagtgatctttcttggtggcggcattcagctgtctgtaatctatgcacatccgccaaccagtcactactcgagtaggtattaattcattcttctcattcttaacaacatttgtccctcctttcttcgggaccacttGTActagactcacccatttagaatttccaacggaataaataatacctgcatctagcagcttcattacctcagccatcacaaagATCCTCGCATCTTCGGTTCCAAGACGAccgaccctgtctgcaaggtttgtgatcttcctccagctctatcctgtgcatacagatatcgggactaatccccttgatatcgtccagtgaataaccaagtgctttcctgtttttcttaagtacagctaacaaagaggtcgGCTGATcgtcattaagcttagcactaacaatgactggatattgctctgtatcgtctaagaaaacatattttagatgagaagggagaggcttacgttctggtacctttacctcaatggagcaaagagtgctaatcatttgttccacttgctctccctcatgctcatccaaatcatcaacaagcaaatccaacgcagtgtcatcgtcgtctgggctatctgcacactcatcaaaaagcataagggcttctagtgggtccttaataaaagaacccgaccagaagtcatagatagactcatcaataatatcaaccgaataacaggtatcctctatcattggctgAGCCAAAGTGCTagacagactgaaagtgatcgcatcatcccctactgcaagagtcaaacgctcttgtctgacatcaataacagccccagctgtacaaagtaaaggtcttcctaagataattggggtccgggtgtcctcagctatatctaaaataaTGAAATTcactgggataaagagcttgcctattttcacaggcacgtcctctaagacacctaagggcttcctaacagatctattagccatctgtagggtaatgttagtcactttaaaatgactcatgttcagtttcttgcagacaggaaggggcatgacgctaacactggctcctaaatcacaaagagcctgatCAATGACCAAGTTGCCtctaatacaggtaatagaaaagctgcccgggtctttcattttaggtggacccttatttaaaagcaaattactagactcttccataaatgaaatcgtctcaaattcacttaaatttctcttacgcgtcacaatatatttcataaacttagcgtaagtaggtacctgagtaacaagttcggaaaaagggacagttacctggagattcttcacaacgtccacaaacttaccgtactgtcgctcgatctttgcgtccttgagacgacttgggaagggcactctggtagcaatgagtggacccgcaactttctcttGACCTTTATCGATGCGTGACACCTCCACAGCAGgagaagatgacacggtagcggaattagatagtaaaataggatctccgccacttctggtactcgatcgaacacaattaccactcaatcgagtggtttcacattgcaatatactcgatcgaccatctttatcactcgatcgagtgatttcttcagcaaattcagtcgatcgagtaagaatattactcgatcgaccatcttcaatttcTGCACTACTCGACCGAccagtattttcactcgatcgagtgatgggataaattgattcactcgatcgagtagataaatcactcgatcgagtgtcttgattACACGCAGAAAGTATTTCGGCTGAAAACTCATCCATATCATCCATATCATCCTCCGGGGCATCTTCAGCTATCAGAACCCCGTCTTCCGGGTCTTTTGGctcttcatgagtaaggccaacttggagattcgtCATTTTAACTGGATTGCATGTAgatagaagcttggcttggtcactcgtgagtgttaactgcgcgacttgttccctcaattccgctatgaccgtttctttcctattgcacttctcatcAAACTGTTGTGATATGCTCATCACAAAGGATTTTAATTCAGCAATTTCTTCATTTGCAGAAGGAAAAACCGGTTGCGGCGTTGTCGTAGAAGGagtagagacattctttatttcttcatacagcTGAGAAAAAGAAAATCCTTGCTTGTacttctgataagcaaggacgcgctctacactttccatgcacccaatagggtcatgcccttctgtgccacatctaccacatggctgtGAATTAGacattctggcaaatagacttaCAAAGTAACCGAATAATCCTGCAAAACTAataaaaactttgcagaaatgagatcagcctcaaggaataaattccctgagacgagaaacaaacttaattaaagcaacaaaatttgcaccacctccccggcaacggcgccaaaatttgacacggctatcgcgtacctgtcaaaaataccaactggctctaactaatatagctagggaagtcgggtcgaatccacagagaggtaggaaattgtcagcttaatctaagttcgtcaaggtaaccaaattagGGGATTTTTAATTGTGATGTTTTAAACTAATAAGAGGGTaaggaagagagaaaaagagaataaagattaaccaaggagaggaaaacagctaagacagacggttcaccataatcatccggttaagtaatctaagtctcaggtcaatgcaaatacggtctaaggcgCAGTGAATATCTCCactcggtctcaattcgccctagaacgtgaatagcttagctttcgccctaactacaataccctattgttcgctactagtctcgccttttccaaactttcggtccaggtcaagggtcactaagatataaatgtctAATCGCGTCGACTGAATTAGACAGATACAGTTAAATGCAGCATTTAAAAAACAAAGACCATACCAGCAtcaacccaataaatcgattactatcccttcataattatggatcccctttagtcttagcagaggggaattagctactcatcatcatcgaattaacaacaacaacaaatagataattaaaactaaacatgataataaaactaacaagaatcgaattaaattaattatgataacagtaaagggaagaaggaattaaagcaaatgattaagaattaagagaTTAAAGTAGAACAATAGTACCAATCGTATCCAAATCTCAGTAGCAAAGTATAAAAGAAGAGCAAAATCCAAAGAGCAGTAACTAGTGATAGAGTAAAGAGTAAACGAACCAAGAGAAGAGAGGAAGTCGTCGTCATGTAGTCCCTCTCCtctgtcttatacgaaaaatccatcctaaacctaatctatggactaattacaaaagcccataaaataattaggcggaaaatgcCTTTAGAaggacaaactactcgatcgagtggaaataaaccactcgatcgagcaaactaacatcaaaccactcgatcgagtggaaataaaccactcgatcgaggacttcttgcTTTATCTCCTCTTGTGTATactcgaaagtggtcgatcgagaatccttaggcatataaagcattcgatcgagcataaaatctactcgatcgagctgtttgagcacgttagaccttgaaacacttcctgaatccagctcacgcgtcttccaagcgTTAGATtcccaagctccggctcctcattctccataaatgcatgcaaatgggactgattaaggctcgatttagctcctctttggtcaattcctgcaaattacataaaacgaaccaaagtagaatattcgggggcatttgtagctagatgctacataaaaagtagaGAAATGCgcgtaaaaatgaggtaaaaaccttatataaaaggcacgcatcaaaaatccatatttcgagcaataccactcattttattatgaaaatttacaggccataagtagataatatatgtgaaaacatattcaAAAACTACTAGAAAAATGGAAGTTTAGCTATTTtgagtccaaaaatgacatttttatcataaaaatcacattttaatgccattattatataaaatgaacaataaaatccataaataaaccaaaatatcctaaatacattttaggaccagaaactttaacatgcaaataaatttcgtgatatttcataataaacacaaatttataagttttgtttgttaatcttataactcggaaaaacaataaccgatttgcatgcaaacaacctaaggctcatgataccgcttgttagaaatattaatctcattatttaacataatcatatatgtgacatttaatttagtcataaaattaaatctagatcttatgcatgcaaacataattagaaatagagaagaaatcatcaatcgtTACTATGATagtttcggatttagggcacaagtgagttctccttctcacttgttcttgagctttccttacaaatggaagaacaaggattcaaagatagaatcccgccttaaagcatatacccaagatgacccttaaaagactattattatttgatctagaataattataatcttactaaaaatgactcaaaaactattgttttgatctctattatttcggtatagagaggaaggattttggagttttatttctcttaCAAAACTTCTATAAGTTGTTAATGAATGAACAAAAATAATGCACAACACTAGTAGTGATATTTTTTGCATTATAGAGATTATAAAGGGTAAAAACACTTGGCTTGCTAGGTTGGGAAACCGGGTATGGGGAAGgggcaagggccaatgcatgagcaagatACTCTttacaaaagcaactaggtgtgcatggctatcaattaggtttaatgattatgcttcttatcttatatattataaaacataatacaaaccccaaccctccccaatatttcggtacatatattgtaaaatggaaagtccattttacaatttatttgtcaatttatcacatgtaacatgttccatgacattatgtgtataaaatgtatttttaacaattaaaaatcaacatattaataaaatatgtcacttataaaattaacctagtaattcataattacttgtaccgtaatgggtttccgaatcataaattataacattctgtatttataataatttattcattccgtttcaatggtttccgtaaacaataatttcatctaagtaataaaatatttcgatcacttagatcgtatcttatttaataaaattacaatgagacacgtaaatattacttccaaaatcgtccgtcaattttaagtaatttaattaactcgtatcgtcatacgatcaattaaatattcaattaagagtatcatcctataggtatgaccttacgggatcaactgatcaccaccgtaaatacagaagtaatgtcaaactctagtcagccaatcattaccgatatgtgtggaccagttgactgtaaaatattacttcccacatgtattcttaaatatgagatttaaacatgtgatcaacatgATCGACAgttatgatcgcattattgtcggaggacacatattccaacactcatAAATCCTCAAAGACCACCGGGTAGATTTCAAGGACAAGGGAAAAATCCAAGGGACCATACGAAGGCAAAGGAAGTTAATGCTATCATGATGGGAGTTGAAGAGGAAAGAGAAGAGTCATATGGTTTGCCAAGGCAAGTAGAGTCATCAAATGCTACACCTCTTTCAATGGCTAAAGAAACATTTCAAGAAATTAACCATAAGCCCGAAGAAGAAAGCGTGGGAGACCACCTTGTGCTTGAGCAAATAATGACAATTCATTATACAAGCTCGGATGTTGGTGAATCAAAGAAGTGTGCTATGAATGAAGAATTTGTGCTTGAGGAAATTGGTGAAGCACCAAATGTGAGGGCAGAAGTTGAGAGGAACCCGGAAAAAGAAGAAATTATCATAGTGGAAGAACACTCTTTGGCCAAGCAAGAATGGGCCAATGATACTTCAAGATATGACAAGTTTATGAACTTGGTAATAAAAATGGAGACCTCCAATCCACCATTGATGGAGATGCCTCATTACTCCGAATTTCTAGAGGAAGTCATTTCAAGAAGAGTGAATATTGGTGATCGTGAGCTTGTTGCCTCAAGTGAGGAGTGTAGCTTGATCAAAGCTAGTGAAATCCTTGTCAGACTTTACGATCCAGGGAGTTTCTCAATCCCATGCACCATTGGTGACCAAAACGTGGATAGTGCTTTGTGTGACCTaagggcaagtgtgagtgtcataacAGTTGCCCTTGTGAAGAGGTTAAATGTTACAAGCCTAACCCACACTTCCATTAAAATCAAGCTTGCTGACGGGACAATCAAATCTCCGATTGGGATTCTCAAGAATATTATGGTTCAAATTGGCAAGCTTTCAATTCCTACCGATTTTGTTGTGTTGGACATCCCTTTGGGAAGACGCTCTCGTATCATTCttggtaggccattcttggcCATGGGAGGAGCCGTCATTCATGTCAAAGAGGGACGATTGTCATTTAAAGTCGAGAAGGAAAAAGTTGAATTCAAGCTACCACATGCTTCAAAGAAAACCGTGATTCAAAACATGTTTTCCGTGGAAACATTAGAACTCCATGAGAATGAAGATGAGGACATGAAACTCTTAATTGCTTGTGAGCCAAAAGTTGATGATGAGTCCCCGGCTAAATTCCTTGAAGAAGAAGTGAATGCTAAAGACAAGTGTGGGGAAGAGGGCAAGACTTGGGAAATGGAGGTCGATGAATTCGAACTCGCCATACTTAGGGAGTTAAGGAGCGGTGAGAAGAACTATGATCTTCATAGTTTTGATACTAGCTTGGAAGATATTGAAACTCTTCTCTTAGGTAATGGTCCAATTCATTTGGAGGGTCAAGAAAATGGGGATAAAAATGACAACATTGTTAACCTCAATGTTGAGATGCTTGACGACCTCCTTGCCCAAGagaccccaaagaagattgaagaataagaagaaggagAAAGTGCAATGTCGACGATTGATGATGACAAAAGTGAGAGGGAGTTGAACATTGGGGTTGGAGATGCTCACCTTGATCTCCTCCCTCCCGGGTTTGTTCCATGAACTGATTTTTCTCCAAAGAAAGTGCTCAAATCCGACAAGAAGAAACCAAAAAGATGGAGAAAGAAGTCTAAGGAAAAGAGGGGATGTGACCCTAAGCTTGACAAGAAAGAAGAGCCAGTAAAAGAGGCTAAGGAgaagcttgaagaagaaatgaaccgaaaatggcaagaggttcaagaTGCCATGCGTAAGTTACATGATTTGATGATAAAGATTAAGGGTTCGTgtgttgttgattcttgtgttgtAGGTGGAAGGTTGgtgggtgtaacacccccatttatttaagagcctttagcaagacattctcaagtaaataaaggtgttaccatctcagttgcctgaggtagtaagtataaagacaaacaattaccaaagtactttaagacgATATATTATTAAAGTGCCTCAAAAGACTTTATTACAAAATATCCAACGAGATTAATAAATATTATGAAATTCTTTTAACaactgcagcggaaataaaataaatagtgtCTGAATATTAATTAAGGCGATCTCTAAACTCAAGTGATCTCGTCCTAAGCTCCCCTTTAAGCATCCAGCACTTCACACAAGCTAACTTGAAATTAatatgctccccattatggttcatcacactgtcaaccacgaggttgagtaggataaccaaacaacaataatgataatataataataatacgacagCCTGCAAATTAAATTAATGATCCAAACCAAGACTGTCACACACACGCACGGCTCAACCTTGAAACCCATCACACGCACCAATCGATCACGCCACACACGACACCACACGGTGTACTGCTCAGGTCCACGGCCACTCCCAACACCACCGTGCCTGGCCAACCATAATTCGTACAGGAACACGTCACTTGCACATCCCCGTGCCTGATCGACCAATTAATCTCAATAGCAATGCCAATCTCAATGCCAATCTCTTTCACAAAACCAACCAACAACAGAGAACCAACCAACAagataataatataatcataagacaaCAATGATATCAATATGCCTAAGACAACAATTACGACGATATGCTCaggacaacaattacaacaataatCCATCATTCAACAATTCTCTAATTACCAATATAGtatagttgagtagttaacctatCTTTTAGCAAATCTTcacaagcaatcaaacaatcaaaaagcttcctccaGAAATTCATCACCTAAACAATCAattaatttatgtatatttattaactaatcttattaatgaatttaagatgtaaatcacccaaaacaatcccgcAAAACGACACAAACACACTCCAATCACACGGCCAACCGACAGTGGTCAACCCGCCGGTCAAACAGCCACGGCCTGGTCAACAACCCTCACGGTCAACGGCCAATTTTGGTCTTTAGTcaatacgtaaacaattgatattAGGTGATTAGATAACTTACCACAATTAATTATCGCAAGGTGAAAACTTCGTCTTAAAGTTGTCTCACAAAGCTCTCCTCACAATTGTATTTGAGTTTTTGAAGAAGAATAATTATGATTGTGAGGTATATGGTTTCTATTTATATAAATTGGTAGGAGAAGTAAGAAGGTTCTAGGAAAGTCCTTTTTAatattaaaataatgaaaatatctTAGAGCATAAGTAACACCAAAACCAAATACTACCTTCCCTCAAACTCCTCCAACCCGTCACCTCTACACGATCCAAACCGTGTTAGCTCACGATCCAACCCGGTCCgtcttatttattttattttgttttattttggttCTTTTCTTTTATGACAACAActcattatttattatttattcacttatatatattaattattaattattatttaaaatacggagtattacagtcttccctccttaaaaagaactttgtcccgaaATTCACCACACCACACTACTCGAACCAAACAACTACAACAATAAACGATACACAAGCTTATCTACATTATTATCATAAATGACCAAAAATCAACGCAAAATCAACGCGGTGTGATATTCTACCCCCGAAAGAAAAAGGTTACGTCTTCGTAACCAACATATCTTACACAAACAAATGAGGATACTTTTCCTTCATCTCAGCTCCAacttcccaagtagcttcctctacattatgattagaccataaaactTTCACTAAGGAAATCTCACTATTTCTAGTCTTTCTCACTTTTCTGTCCAAAATATCCTTAGCCACTTCTTCATAAGACAAATTCTCATCCATCTTAACTATCTCAGCTGCTAACACATGAGTAGGATCACCCACATATTTCCTCAActgtgaaacatgaaaaacattacGTACTTTTGCCAAAGCTGGTGGTAGTGCAAGATGATATGCCACTTCACCAACCTTgtctaaaatctcataaggtccaatgtacttctgACTAAACTTTCCTCTCTTACCAAACCGCATCACACCCTTCATTGGTGATACTTTTGATGAACGTGTCGTTGTccgctctcaaacacatttacacccaactactagcatagcaagcaattAAGGGTTtaacccaaaggacgggggtactcaaattgttcaatctaatagTAGTTGCACTAAGGTGTCCCGATTggttgggttgatgattctaaactaatgaaaggtaaacaagtaataaaacaaggatgtgaacaaatgataaacaatactagggaatcatgggatcataggggaataaTGGCGAGATCAAACAaataagtttcatagatgcaagcaattattattgttggaatcgattTAATGTATATCTTACGATTTCTAGGGGAaccttaggtctcggagccgagtcggtcaagactgtacaacacctactagTCGACATGGTTTTCCCTATTAATGTgatataacataaatgagtcctaggaaggcttgggtcccggagccgagtcggttaagactgtacaacacctacaagttgacttaattcttcctaattaactatatgc
Protein-coding sequences here:
- the LOC141617863 gene encoding uncharacterized protein LOC141617863, coding for MKGVMRFGKRGKFSQKYIGPYEILDKVGEVAYHLALPPALAKVRNVFHVSQLRKYVGDPTHVLAAEIVKMDENLSYEEVAKDILDRKVRKTRNSEISLVKVLWSNHNVEEATWEVGAEMKEKYPHLFV